The genomic DNA GACATATTaactacgtatttggtgcgtaaacatacagccaacaTACTGCCCTNNNNNNNNNNNNNNNNNNNNNNNNNNNNNNNNNNNNNNNNNNNNNNNNNNNNNNNNNNNNNNNNNNNNNNNNNNNNNNNNNNNNNNNNNNNNNNNNNNNNNNNNNNNNNNNNNNNNNNNNNNNNNNNNNNNNNNNNNNNNNNNNNNNNNNNNNNNNNNNNNNNNNNNNNNNNNNNNNNNNNNNNNNNNNNNNNNNNNNNNNNNNNNNNNNNNNNNNNNNNNNNNNNNNNNNNNNNNNNNNNNNNNNNNNNNNNNNNNNNNNNNNNNNNNNNNNNNNNNNNNNNNNNNNNNNNNNNNNNNNNNNNNNNNNNNNNNNNNNNNNNNNNNNNNNNNNNNNNNNNNNNNNNNNNNNNNNNNNNNNNNNNNNNNNNNNNNNNNNNNNNNNNNNNNNNNNNNNNNNNNNNNNNNNNNNNNNNNNNNNNNNNNNNNNNNNNNNNNNNNNNNNNNNNNNNNNNNNNNNNNNNNNNNNNNNNNNNNNNNNNNNNNNNNNNNNNNNNNNNNNNNNNNNNNNNNNNNNNNNNNNNNNNNNNNNNNNNNNNNNNNNNNNNNNNNNNNNNNNNNNNNNNNNNNNNNNNNNNNNNNNNNNNNNNNNNNNNNNNNNNNNNNNNNNNNNNNNNNNNNNNNNNNNNNNNNNNNNNNNNNNNNNNNNNNNNNNNNNNNNNNNNNNNNNNNNNNNNNNNNNNNNNNNNNNNNNNNNNNNNNNNNNNNNNNNNNNNNNNNNNNNNNNNNNNNNNNNNNNNNNNNNNNNNNNNNNNNNNNNNNNNNNNNNNNNNNNNNNNNNNNNNNNNNNNNNNNNNNNNNNNNNNNNNNNNNNNNNNNNNNNNNNNNNNNNNNNNNNNNNNNNNNNNNNNNNNNNNNNNNNNNNNNNNNNNNNNNNNNNNNNNNNNNNNNNNNNNNNNNNNNNNNNNNNNNNNNNNNNNNNNNNNNNNNNNNNNNNNNNNNNNNNNNNNNNNNNNNNNNNNNNNNNNNNNNNNNNNNNNNNNNNNNNNNNNNNNNNNNNNNNNNNNNNNNNNNNNNNNNNNNNNNNNNNNNNNNNNNNNNNNNNNNNNNNNNNNNNNNNNNNNNNNNNNNNNNNNNNNNNNNNNNNNNNNNNNNNNNNNNNNNNNNNNNNNNNNNNNNNNNNNNNNNNNNNNNNNNNNNNNNNNNNNNNNNNNNNNNNNNNNNNNNNNNNNNNNNNNNNNNNNNNNNNNNNNNNNNNNNNNNNNNNNNNNNNNNNNNNNNNNNNNNNNNNNNNNNNNNNNNNNNNNNNNNNNNNNNNNNNNNNNNNNNNNNNNNNNNNNNNNNNNNNNNNNNNNNNNNNNNNNNNNNNNNNNNNNNNNNNNNNNNNNNNNNNNNNNNNNNNNNNNNNNNNNNNNNNNNNNNNNNNNNNNNNNNNNNNNNNNNNNNNNNNNNNNNNNNNNNNNNNNNNNNNNNNNNNNNNNNNNNNNNNNNNNNNNNNNNNNNNNNNNNNNNNNNNNNNNNNNNNNNNNNNNNNNNNNNNNNNNNNNNNNNNNNNNNNNNNNNNNNNNNNNNNNNNNNNNNNNNNNNNNNNNNNNNNNNNNNNNNNNNNNNNNNNNNNNNNNNNNNNNNNNNNNNNNNNNNNNNNNNNNNNNNNNNNNNNNNNNNNNNNNNNNNNNNNNNNNNNNNNNNNNNNNNNNNNNNNNNNNNNNNNNNNNNNNNNNNNNNNNNNNNNNNNNNNNNNNNNNNNNNNNNNNNNNNNNNNNNNNNNNNNNNNNNNNNNNNNNNNNNNNNNNNNNNNNNNNNNNNNNNNNNNNNNNNNNNNNNNNNNNNNNNNNNNNNNNNNNNNNNNNNNNNNNNNNNNNNNNNNNNNNNNNNNNNNNNNNNNNNNNNNNNNNNNNNNNNNNNNNNNNNNNNNNNNNNNNNNNNNNNNNNNNNNNNNNNNNNNNNNNNNNNNNNNNNNNNNNNNNNNNNNNNNNNNNNNNNNNNNNNNNNNNNNNNNNNNNNNNNNNNNNNNNNNNNNNNNNNNNNNNNNNNNNNNNNNNNNNNNNNNNNNNNNNNNNNNNNNNNNNNNNNNNNNNNNNNNNNNNNNNNNNNNNNNNNNNNNNNNNNNNNNNNNNNNNNNNNNNNNNNNNNNNNNNNNNNNNNTATCATTTTGAGACTACAAGGTAAAATTTGGGACAGATAATATGGCCATTCAACTTCAAATCGTTTAGCTTAGGTCTTGGGACAGTCAAATTTGCCAAGCCAAGCAGCACTCAGATAATGCTATGATATACATGAGAGTGACCTGCACCTCCATAGATGAAGAGGTCCTGGCTCACCACCAGCTCCATTTAAACAAAGCTTTAAGCTATTCTTGTGTTTCTTCCGATTTCTGTGAGTAAGCTGGCTTACATTAAACTTTGAACGGAAAGCTTGATTACCTAGACAGGCTATGAGGAAGCTGGAGGGTGGGTGATCTTTGGGATTGGTGGCggacttttggaacaaatctctcttcttttttgccaTACCCAAGGACCACGGCACCCGTCAATGAAAGCGGCTGGAGTGAGAATAGGTAATTTGTAACCCACATGATTGGCAGCAGATATAATGACAATATTACAATGtggcataaaaaaaaaatgtggattAAGAGTTCGAATTTTTGGTAAATACACACTTCTACGGTATAGGCTGTAATCGCAGTTTCATTACTTGTAAGTTGAAAGCTATGTCCAAGGTATATGAAAAAATAGTATTAAACTCGAATTTCATAGCAATGAATGGTTAACGGTGAACGTTTAAAATAGAGGGTTTATCTTGTCCAATTTTTCCTGTGtaatagatagatagatttcaggagcactttgatcatgattggataatgtcggcatttaatctttgagttagcatcttgatatatcaaaaaattCATGAACACGAAGTTCCTCAGGTTCTGAGttagcaaaagcttgttttcacctgGACCTGGGCGAATTAgagaagacatgacatagatagtcaataatgttacagaggccaagctgcaacacgatagcgtgagttggaagaaatacaaaaataaaatggaaaggcttgtaggaaatcatcatatcggttcgaatttataagaaaagaagggaccaagaaaaatatatagaaataaaaacatgaaaaatagagcaaagcaaatattttcagtgttaatttgttatgtttactagaaaatgcgaaactttatgtaaagaaataacttATGTTTAAACAAGCTTTGTCTTACAATTCTGTTTCAATTTAATTCCCATCAGCGTGAAGGGTTCTCCAAATTCAATAAGCTCTACGAATTCCGATGTCAAGTCCAAGGTCAAAACTGCGACATGACCATGACCTCCGTGTCCGGTCATCTCATGGGGCTGGATTTTGGCCCCCATTACCGAAAATGGTATTCGTGTCAACCCTCCCAGCTCTTCGATCTGCCCGTGGAAAAGAAATGTCCCGATAATATGCTGCCTATTAAGGTAAGTCATACCTATATGCATCGAGTTGATGCAGAATTGTCCTACTTGAATCTCTCTCCCTCAATTAGCGAACCTTAGAGCGGGAAGCGAAAAAGGCTCAATGGTTAATCATTTGGACGGATTGTGATCGAGAAGGCGAAAACATCGGCTTTGAAGTTATTGATGTGTGTCGAGCGGTGAAACCTAGCTTGAAGATATTTCGGGCGACCTTCTCCGAGATCACACTTCCGTCGGTCACGCGCGCTCTAGAAAATCTGGGACAGCCCAATCTACGGGTCAGTCAGGCCGTCGATGTAAGACAAGAATTGGACCTCCGGATTGGCGCGGCCTTCACGCGATTTCAAACGATGCGCCTTCAAAAGAAGTTTCCCACCAAATTGGCTAATAAGCTTCTTAGTTATGGAAGCTGCCAATTTCCCACCATGGGCTTTGTGGTAGAGAGGTACAAAGCCATCGAGAACTTTGTTCCCGAGGCATTTTGGAAAATAAGAGGTGATTATTCATAACCAAGGAAGTTTTTAAACAGCATTCGATTCCTACTTTGCCCACCAATTTTAGTGTTTCACAAAATCGACGATGTGAACGTTGAATTCCATTGGAGACGCTTAAGACTCTTCGATGAAACTGCTGCACAATCTTACCATGACGTTTGCCTAGAAAATCCAATAGCTAAAGTGGAGGATTGCAAGAGTAAACCCAAGAGCAAATGGCGACCTTTGCCAATGGACACTGTGGTGAGTTGAAAGGAAGGGAATAGTCAACTAATGATAAAacacttcattttcaaacaattttttaCTACTCTTCGAATCTGAGGCTGTGGAAGAAGTGAAGCTTGTTGCGTTTTATCCTGTCCTTTTCATATTAAGGAACTCGAAAAGCTTGGCGCTCGGAAATTGAAACTGTCGGCTAAAGTTGTGATGCAGGCCGCCGAGAAGCTCTACACGCAAGGATTTATCTCATATCCCAGAACGGAGACCaacatttttccaaaagaacTCAATTTGCGACCTCTGgtggaaattcaaactcgagaTCAGCGCTGGGGAGGTAAGAACATTGTCAAAAAGTCTCCTTTTTCGTCTTGCATATCGCTATCGAGAGAAGGTCTCTAATTTGGGACTTGCCATTGCTCAGAAGATAATCATAAGTACTGATGTATTTCGAACCCCAATATCAAGTCTTCTAATTCAAACAATTACGGTTAGGGCTACTTATTCGAATGAAACAGATTTCAAAAGGACGACTAAAAAAGCTCAAGTGAATTTCAGAACGTGACCTTATCATTTCAAGACCAGGGTTGCATCAAAACTTCATTTGATTTATGGTCGCACATCTGTATATCTTTTTTGCTCCGAATCGAAGGGGGCTCTAACTGAGATccctcaaattgaaaagctgGCTTCCCGGTTCGAAACACCTCATTACTTTTAAGCTATTTACATGAGACTAGAACGACCACAAACCTTGTGGGTGACGAGGGGAAATAAGAATTACCATTCTGATTTGAATTTACCATACCATATCCATTTACAATACCATTCACCGTAAGCCTAGATAGTATTTCCTACTTTTCGCatcaaaaaaaggtttgtGCCATTCATAATGCGTTGTCAAATTTAATACATAGTACATATATATATGGAAAGAACCCTCGTTATTCGAGCTTTAACATTAagtgaagatatttttttttttcgtttgatcCAATGTTCTAACGTGTGTGAGAGTTTAATCATTCAGTCCATTATGGGAGAGTGGGTAGCAGCCGATGAGTGGAGGAGTCGAGAAATTGTGTTTATGAATTGATTGGAGATATATTTTGTCAAGGGCAATGTAATCGATCGGGGCAACGGTTCGCATAGCTAGTAGCCCGGTTATAAATCCACGTTATGTGGGTTGGAGAATCAATCGTAGCTTATTCATTATAGCAGTGTAACAAGCACATCAAAAACGGTGACCTCAACAATAGTGATGCAATATTTAGTAATCCAACAGGAACTGAGAACAAAGTCGCTAAACGCCGTCATTGTCATGTCTGGAAAACATAGTGTCAGAGgaggaacaaaaatgaagaacGGCTAAAGCAATTCGTCGCATGGATTGATGATGACTTCTTTTTTATATGGATGTATTTATGCTTCGTTTTTGCCAGAAATGCCGTTTGGAATGGTGGCCATTTGGAGGATAACATCTCTTTCAACCAAAGAACTTACCGATGCCACCCAACAACCCACCTCCCCCGGTGTTGGCTTGCTTGGCTGGGCTACTGGTAGTATATTTGGCCCCGGATTCTTGGATATACTCCTCGTAcgccttctctctctcttgcaTGAGCTCCACGGTTTCGTTGATGTCTTGCTCGAGTTTCTTGCAGGCCTCCTCGTACTTCTTCTTGAGCTCGCAGAACTCGCCTTGAAAATTCTCCAAGTGCTTTTTCTTCTCCGAGAGTTTCTTCTCGCTGGACTTGATCTTAGTTACGCATTCGGTGTTCGAGGTAACCGCAACCATGCATCGCAGTGTGTACTTGACGGATTGGAACCAATTGTCACCATAGACGCAAAACAAGTGCTTGCCCGGAAGGAGACTCTTCACGTCCAGATCGTAGGTGTCTAGGATCATGAAGACGGGAGGAACCTCCTCGTCCAGATGCTTCATCATCGAGAGCGGCATGGACTCCATGAGGTGATAGCGACCGAATGGCACCACGTACAAATTAGCATCGGAGTGCTTCTTCCGTTTCTGACTTTCTTCCACCATGGTGACATGGCCGTCGTTGTCAAAGAACACCACCTTGAACTTGTCGTTCCCTGCCGAAGTGCAACACACGATCACACCGTGTTGGAGATCTCGCTCGGTGATGTCCATTCGGTAGAAATGGGCATTTTGCCGTTCCACCGTGGCTGTGATGGTCTGACCCCATTCCAAATCCACTACTTTGGGCACGCTAAACCCGGGGACCTCGGTTTTACCTTGTCCAATGTGTTGTGCGGACGTGAGAACCTTTTGGGTGATCTCAGTGGGCACAGGGATGCCGGCTTTACTGACTAGAGCGCCGAAGAGTCGTCCGACCGTACCCAAATCCTCCACGTTGACCGAGCCCAAATCTTGGACCGATCCTTCTTCGCCGTGCAGATCATATTGCCGCTTCTTGTTGGGATCTGACAGGACTGCGTAAGCGGTGGAGACTTCTTTGAACTTCTCAGAGGCCTCCTCGTTCCCCGGGTTCTTATCTGGATGATGCTTCATGGCCAGTTTTCTGTAAGCATGTttgatttggccttgattggcCGTGCGCTCCAGCCCCAGGATTTTGTAGAAATCCCGTCCTTTTTTCGACTTGCTTGGACTACCCTTTTCTGACATGGCGTCTGTCGATCAGTGAGATTCGGGAGGAAAGTTATCCCACTATCTCTCTCGGTTTCGCTTTCAGATTTCGCGGGTGGAATTCTCCAACATGGACCCAATCCCAGACCAGGCAAAAAATCGGACCAAGCTCATCCACCGATCCACCCCACCAAATTAGCCGCCAACTTGTCAGGTAAATATGTCAAATTTGTGACTCTTCAAGTCAACGGATCTGGAATCCCAAAAGCGAAATGGTTAGTTCATCTTGATGCACAACAACCAATCTATCCATGATCCACTTTTGACATCAATAGGTGACTAACGTTGTTTAAATAATAATAGGATGCTCGCATGACAACTTTCTAGAACAATGAGCAGCTACGTGCTTTCTCTATAAAGTGAGTCTCGTGATCAGAGTCCTCCATTACGATTTTCTTCATGAAACATTTGTGCCAGGCCTTTGAAACTTACGACTAGATTATGAGGGTCCGATATGATTCTGGCCGGTTTGGGGAAGCAATTTCACTTGGCCGTTTCTTGTACCTAGCCCCAATGTGAAGTCAAACGCAGTCTTTGAACTTCTTCGACAGAGGGCAAGAAAAATCGATAGTAATAGCTGAGCTAGAGGACACACGGGACACACGGGACACACAGTCCAGGAGAGTGGGAAGAGAGCGAAGAGAGCCTTTCGATTCGACCAGGATTGCCAGAGAACCCAATAATACCCTTCAAGGACGGACAGAGCTGAAGTTAGCTGAATTCGAGCGAGCTCGAAGTTTATCCTCATACTAAGCCCTTAATTGGTGGATTTTATCTCTTCAATTGAATATTGTGGCATGTTTACCTTCAAGTTTCGTCGACCAATAAACATGTAGAGCTGCA from Tigriopus californicus strain San Diego chromosome 1, Tcal_SD_v2.1, whole genome shotgun sequence includes the following:
- the LOC131879128 gene encoding DNA topoisomerase 3-alpha-like (The sequence of the model RefSeq protein was modified relative to this genomic sequence to represent the inferred CDS: added 183 bases not found in genome assembly); translation: MLISLGRRVVTPPGSRQSFVGLRPLTVHPATTMPIKVLNVAEKNDAAKNIAALISHGQSLRREGFSKFNKLYEFRCQVQGQNCDMTMTSVSGHLMGLDFGPHYRKWYSCQPSQLFDLPVEKKCPDNMLPIKRTLEREAKKAQWLIIWTDCDREGENIGFEVIDVCRAVKPSLKIFRATFSEITLPSVTRALENLGQPNLRVSQAVDVRQELDLRIGAAFTRFQTMRLQKKFPTKLANKLLSYGSCQFPTMGFVVERYKAIENFVPEAFWKIRVFHKIDDVNVEFHWRRLRLFDETAAQSYHDVCLENPIAKVEDCKSKPKSKWRPLPMDTVELEKLGARKLKLSAKVVMQAAEKLYTQGFISYPRTETNIFPKELNLRPLVEIQTRDQRWGDFAGGILQHGPNPRPGKKSDQAHPPIHPTKLAANLSGNEARVYELIVRHFLACVSQDALGKETTVNIDINGEKFIAHGLTVVQRNYLEIYIYDKWSDKEIPDYVQIHTFEPSQIDLTPGHTQPPNLLTEADLISLMDKHGIGTDATHAEHIETVKSRDYIGVQDRDKLVPGVIGIALCDGYDAMGFEMSKPNLRAGLEADLKSVCEGGRQPDVVLREQIAKYKSLFQIAAQQVTKIDEACARYLNEVPQNQ
- the LOC131879135 gene encoding uncharacterized protein LOC131879135, which translates into the protein MSEKGSPSKSKKGRDFYKILGLERTANQGQIKHAYRKLAMKHHPDKNPGNEEASEKFKEVSTAYAVLSDPNKKRQYDLHGEEGSVQDLGSVNVEDLGTVGRLFGALVSKAGIPVPTEITQKVLTSAQHIGQGKTEVPGFSVPKVVDLEWGQTITATVERQNAHFYRMDITERDLQHGVIVCCTSAGNDKFKVVFFDNDGHVTMVEESQKRKKHSDANLYVVPFGRYHLMESMPLSMMKHLDEEVPPVFMILDTYDLDVKSLLPGKHLFCVYGDNWFQSVKYTLRCMVAVTSNTECVTKIKSSEKKLSEKKKHLENFQGEFCELKKKYEEACKKLEQDINETVELMQEREKAYEEYIQESGAKYTTSSPAKQANTGGGGLLGGIGKFFG